The DNA region CCTAACAATACCCAGTTCATTCCCTGGACCGGCGTGGTATTCCTGTCACCCAAACTCGCTAAAGACCTGGATGACAGCCGGGGCAAGATGGTCTATATTGGAATCATCCTGTGCCTTGCAGCCCTGCTGGTTCTCTTCAAACTCAACTGGAAGCGGGTGATCACTGCCGCCCTCCCTATCGGATTGATCCTCGGATGGTCGAGCGGTGTGACGTACTGGGAATCAAGGTCAACCCCATCATGGCTACCATGACCGCTCTGATCCTGGGCGTCGGCACGGAGTTCACCATTCTTCTGCTGATGCGCTACTACGAAGAGCGGGAGCAGGGGGAGACACCCATTGCGGCGATGCAGACTGCCATGACCAAGATCGGTCGAGCGATCATCATCTCCGGATTGATGGTGGTCATTGGCTTTGGCGCGTTGCTCTTTGCCACTGACTTCCCCCTCATCACCGATTTCGGCAAAGTCACCGTCATCGATATGGCCCTGTGCATCGTCAGCACTATCGTGGTGCTGCCAGCCATTGTGGTTACCTTCGATAACTGGCGTGAAGGGAAAGCGAGACAAGCAGCTAAAATAGAAGCCTAGTTTTGAGGGTGGGAATCCAAGTCCAGTGCTTGGATTCCCACCATTTCAGTTGGAA from Dehalococcoidia bacterium includes:
- a CDS encoding MMPL family transporter, whose product is MATMTALILGVGTEFTILLLMRYYEEREQGETPIAAMQTAMTKIGRAIIISGLMVVIGFGALLFATDFPLITDFGKVTVIDMALCIVSTIVVLPAIVVTFDNWREGKARQAAKIEA